A genomic window from Candidatus Saccharibacteria bacterium includes:
- a CDS encoding glycosyltransferase yields MRILSVGGGSGGHVTPIVAVCAKLHEQAPDAELRVWCDRRFAGRLREMLGGNVRVDAIASGKLRRYANLTLMQHLKYHLFKTHLRNLIDVFKIIAGFVQSFCKLIVWRPDVVFCKGGFVCLPVGLAAHWLRIPLVIHDSDTVPGLTNRFLARYATKIGTGAPVENYPNYPGSRTTYIGIPVRDEIRRFTASEKSAAKTQLGFDATLPLVLAVGGGGGANALNRMVAAIAPELTKHNAQILLLAGKGKADSIKTRSDNKFKVVEFMTDDFIVALAAADIAVTRAGATALAEFATIGLPVVIVPSPHLAGDHQTKNASVYAKAQAGIVIDQRQADKQPEILLEAIRSLLASPELRNTLGHNLEQFTRANALDDMVGMILEVAQK; encoded by the coding sequence TGATCGTCGTTTTGCTGGTCGTCTGCGCGAAATGCTAGGCGGCAATGTTAGAGTCGATGCGATTGCTAGCGGCAAACTGCGGCGCTATGCTAATTTGACGTTGATGCAGCATTTAAAATACCATCTGTTTAAAACTCATCTTCGAAATCTGATTGATGTGTTCAAGATTATCGCGGGCTTTGTCCAGAGCTTTTGTAAATTAATTGTCTGGCGACCTGATGTGGTATTTTGTAAAGGCGGTTTTGTCTGTTTGCCGGTCGGACTAGCGGCGCATTGGCTCCGCATTCCACTGGTTATTCATGATTCCGATACTGTGCCAGGACTGACTAACCGGTTTTTGGCACGATATGCCACCAAAATTGGCACTGGCGCGCCGGTCGAAAACTATCCTAATTATCCCGGTAGTCGCACCACCTATATTGGTATACCAGTTCGTGACGAGATCAGGAGATTTACTGCTAGCGAAAAGTCAGCCGCGAAAACTCAGCTAGGTTTTGATGCTACTTTGCCACTGGTCCTAGCTGTTGGTGGTGGTGGTGGCGCGAACGCGCTGAACCGGATGGTGGCGGCGATAGCACCTGAATTAACGAAACACAATGCTCAGATCTTGTTACTTGCTGGCAAGGGCAAAGCCGACTCGATCAAAACTAGATCAGACAACAAATTCAAAGTCGTCGAGTTTATGACGGATGATTTCATCGTGGCGCTGGCGGCGGCAGATATTGCGGTGACGCGCGCTGGCGCTACGGCGTTAGCGGAGTTCGCGACGATTGGTTTACCGGTAGTTATTGTGCCGAGCCCGCACCTGGCCGGCGACCACCAGACCAAAAATGCCAGCGTCTACGCCAAAGCTCAGGCTGGTATCGTGATCGATCAACGCCAGGCTGACAAACAGCCGGAAATCCTCCTAGAGGCGATCAGGAGCTTGTTAGCGTCCCCGGAGCTACGAAATACGCTGGGACATAATCTAGAGCAATTTACGCGTGCCAATGCTCTCGACGATATGGTCGGCATGATTCTAGAGGTAGCGCAGAAATGA